The uncultured Methanomethylovorans sp. genome contains a region encoding:
- a CDS encoding ATPase domain-containing protein, whose protein sequence is MVDADIKERVNTGIPGLDEMLRGGYFKGTANVVSGDSGTGKTIFGTQFILEGAKKGEKVMCIITSEESKSIVKEMNTSFGWELEEYVKKGLLVFVDITDPSLRLQKSVEIAPSELIKSFKKLVESKIEELKPTRIFIDSIEALFLAIESNYKLRTLIDDVFGVFRKHEVTSVITVGAMYGLDEMVEYGADSVIKLGRIIAGNNLQRSIYVMKMRGSGTINEVRVLNISDSGMQVLAQSPYLE, encoded by the coding sequence ATGGTTGACGCAGATATCAAAGAAAGGGTAAATACGGGTATTCCGGGACTGGATGAGATGCTACGTGGCGGATATTTCAAAGGTACGGCAAATGTGGTTTCCGGCGATTCAGGTACAGGTAAGACTATATTTGGGACTCAGTTTATCCTTGAAGGAGCAAAGAAAGGCGAAAAAGTGATGTGTATAATCACTTCTGAAGAATCGAAGTCAATTGTTAAGGAAATGAATACTTCTTTTGGCTGGGAATTGGAAGAATATGTTAAGAAAGGTTTACTAGTCTTTGTTGATATCACGGACCCAAGCTTAAGGTTGCAGAAAAGCGTGGAAATTGCACCATCTGAGCTTATCAAGAGTTTTAAGAAACTTGTAGAAAGCAAGATAGAGGAGCTCAAACCTACCAGAATATTTATCGATTCAATTGAAGCACTATTCCTTGCAATTGAGTCCAATTACAAGTTAAGGACACTGATAGATGATGTATTTGGTGTATTCCGAAAGCATGAAGTTACTTCTGTTATCACCGTGGGAGCTATGTACGGGCTTGATGAAATGGTGGAATACGGGGCTGATTCAGTTATAAAGTTGGGACGAATTATTGCAGGAAACAATTTGCAGCGTTCTATCTATGTTATGAAGATGAGGGGCTCAGGCACTATCAACGAAGTTCGTGTTCTTAATATTAGTGATAGTGGTATGCAGGTTCTTGCTCAATCTCCATATCTGGAATAA
- a CDS encoding DUF5591 domain-containing protein — MKPIIPENERSAEPLDTEMIIYHPDMKRANEWILTEYQPPVRDFCIFVPCAKKKPYHESPSHKIFDRLIFGIVEPEMVHIVVFGTCGITPRELDTQYPFMDYQFMMGKCNVSKIKRDFIRMESERIARYLEKTKNNYKYRIAYCIGDFRTAMEKAVEMTSIPVTIVPRIETIEKNIQPTKNFIYGSLNQKDYLQDFAEAISKPLSKPVTEVEEKEEVINDNDWYVL; from the coding sequence TTGAAACCTATTATACCAGAGAATGAACGTTCTGCAGAACCTCTTGATACAGAAATGATCATATATCATCCAGATATGAAACGTGCAAATGAGTGGATACTGACTGAGTATCAACCACCTGTTAGAGATTTCTGCATATTCGTGCCCTGTGCAAAAAAGAAACCATATCATGAAAGCCCATCACATAAAATATTTGATAGATTGATCTTTGGAATAGTGGAACCTGAAATGGTACATATCGTAGTATTCGGTACATGTGGAATTACCCCTCGAGAGCTTGATACCCAATATCCATTTATGGATTATCAGTTCATGATGGGAAAATGCAATGTTTCCAAGATAAAGCGTGATTTCATCAGAATGGAAAGCGAAAGAATTGCACGCTACCTTGAAAAAACAAAAAATAATTACAAATATAGAATAGCTTACTGCATCGGAGATTTCAGAACAGCGATGGAAAAAGCTGTTGAAATGACATCTATACCCGTCACTATAGTTCCGAGAATAGAAACTATTGAGAAGAATATACAACCAACTAAGAATTTCATATATGGAAGCCTCAATCAGAAGGACTATTTACAGGACTTTGCAGAAGCTATTAGTAAACCTCTTAGTAAACCAGTAACAGAAGTCGAAGAAAAGGAAGAAGTTATCAATGATAATGACTGGTATGTATTGTAA
- the hmgA gene encoding hydroxymethylglutaryl-CoA reductase (NADPH) produces the protein MPDREEMEKSEKDIVQKVVTGEISFRNIDKIAATVDSAISIRRNALEEITKTRFENIQHYTLETEIATKRNIENMIGSVQIPLGVAGPIKISGEFAKGNFYLPLATTEGALVASTNRGCSAIYNSGGTNVRIFQDGMTRAPVFKLEDVVKAKEFVDWIRRPDIFAQMKEKAEGTTRFGKLLTVEPYATGNTVYLRFIFDTKDAMGMNMVTIATEAITHLIQDEFGAIPVSLSGNMCIDKKPAAINTILGRGKTVIADTIIPAKIVEEKLKCKPETMAEVNYRKNLLGSARAGALGFNAQSANIVAALFLACGQDAAHVVEGSTTITTIEVTKNGDLYCSVTMPALPVGTVGGGTGLGTQKDCLKLLGVQGPGEPAGSNSKKFAEIVAAGVLAGEISLIAAQAAGHLARAHAELGR, from the coding sequence ATGCCAGATAGAGAAGAAATGGAAAAAAGTGAGAAAGACATTGTTCAAAAAGTAGTTACTGGAGAAATATCATTTCGAAATATAGATAAAATAGCAGCGACCGTGGATTCAGCAATATCCATTCGCAGAAATGCTCTAGAAGAGATTACTAAAACCAGATTTGAAAATATACAGCATTACACACTTGAAACTGAGATAGCAACAAAGCGCAACATAGAAAATATGATAGGATCTGTACAAATACCTCTCGGAGTAGCAGGCCCTATTAAAATAAGTGGCGAATTTGCCAAGGGAAATTTCTATTTGCCCCTTGCAACTACCGAAGGAGCACTAGTGGCAAGCACTAATAGAGGATGTTCAGCCATCTACAACTCCGGAGGAACAAACGTGCGCATTTTTCAGGATGGAATGACTAGAGCTCCTGTATTCAAGCTTGAGGACGTAGTTAAAGCAAAGGAATTCGTTGATTGGATAAGAAGACCAGACATCTTTGCTCAAATGAAAGAAAAGGCAGAAGGAACTACAAGATTTGGCAAGTTATTAACTGTGGAGCCTTATGCCACAGGAAATACTGTATATCTGCGATTCATATTTGATACTAAGGATGCCATGGGTATGAACATGGTAACCATTGCAACTGAAGCTATAACACATCTTATACAGGATGAGTTTGGTGCTATACCTGTATCCCTTTCTGGTAACATGTGCATAGACAAAAAACCAGCAGCCATTAATACAATTCTTGGAAGAGGCAAAACAGTTATAGCCGATACCATCATCCCGGCAAAAATAGTAGAGGAAAAACTTAAATGTAAGCCAGAGACGATGGCTGAAGTTAATTACCGTAAGAACTTGCTGGGATCTGCACGTGCCGGAGCACTCGGATTCAATGCACAGTCCGCCAATATAGTAGCGGCATTATTCTTAGCTTGTGGACAAGATGCAGCCCACGTAGTAGAAGGTAGTACGACAATTACAACTATCGAAGTTACAAAAAATGGTGACCTTTATTGTTCAGTGACGATGCCTGCTTTACCTGTGGGTACTGTTGGAGGAGGAACAGGACTAGGTACTCAGAAAGATTGCCTAAAACTTCTGGGCGTGCAAGGACCAGGAGAACCAGCAGGCTCTAATTCTAAGAAATTTGCTGAGATCGTTGCTGCGGGAGTACTCGCCGGAGAGATATCGCTTATCGCAGCTCAAGCAGCAGGCCATCTTGCCAGAGCTCATGCAGAACTTGGAAGATAA
- a CDS encoding aminotransferase class I/II-fold pyridoxal phosphate-dependent enzyme: MQKKCNSERFVADVMTKVPPSGIRKYFDLASGIEGVISLGVGEPDFVTPWHIREACIHSLETGKTSYTSNYGLMELREEISKSYSHKHSIHYDPASEILVMSGVSEALDVAIRAITNPGDEIIVPQPAYVAYVPSVMFAGGVPVPVVTKLENHFKLTAEDLENAITPKTKAVIMNYPNNPTGAIMGRKDLEAIAKVVSEHDIMVISDEVYECLTYNGSHTCFATIEDMKERTILLNGFSKAYAMTGFRLAYALAPPPIINAMIRIHQYCMLCAPITAQVGAIEALRNGNEEMQRMIRDYDRRRHLIVSGLNKIGLECYEPKGAFYAFPSVRNTGLTSEEFAERLLHEQKVVTIPGDVFGPAGEGFLRCSYATSKDQIAEALERINRFMESL, translated from the coding sequence GTGCAGAAGAAATGCAATTCAGAGAGATTTGTGGCAGATGTGATGACAAAAGTTCCCCCATCCGGGATACGGAAATATTTTGATCTTGCATCGGGAATAGAAGGCGTTATATCTTTAGGAGTTGGTGAGCCTGACTTTGTAACACCTTGGCATATAAGGGAAGCATGTATCCATTCCTTAGAGACCGGCAAAACATCATACACTTCTAATTATGGGCTAATGGAACTTAGAGAAGAAATCTCAAAGTCATATTCTCACAAACATAGCATCCACTACGATCCTGCTTCTGAGATCTTAGTAATGTCCGGTGTAAGCGAAGCTCTAGATGTAGCGATAAGAGCTATAACCAACCCAGGTGACGAGATAATAGTACCTCAACCTGCTTATGTCGCTTATGTCCCATCGGTCATGTTTGCTGGAGGCGTGCCCGTGCCCGTGGTCACGAAACTGGAAAATCACTTTAAATTGACTGCTGAAGATCTGGAAAATGCCATTACCCCAAAAACAAAAGCAGTCATAATGAATTATCCCAATAATCCCACAGGTGCAATAATGGGTAGAAAAGACTTAGAAGCTATTGCCAAAGTAGTATCTGAGCACGATATAATGGTCATATCGGATGAAGTATACGAATGCCTCACATATAATGGAAGTCATACATGCTTTGCAACTATAGAGGATATGAAGGAGAGAACCATCCTGCTAAACGGGTTCTCAAAGGCCTATGCTATGACAGGATTCAGACTGGCATATGCACTGGCACCACCACCCATAATAAATGCAATGATACGCATCCACCAATACTGCATGCTTTGTGCACCTATAACTGCACAGGTAGGAGCTATCGAAGCCCTTCGTAATGGTAACGAAGAAATGCAACGAATGATTAGAGATTATGACCGTCGTAGGCACTTAATAGTGAGTGGGCTAAACAAAATTGGGCTCGAATGTTATGAGCCAAAAGGTGCATTCTATGCTTTTCCTTCTGTGAGAAACACTGGCTTGACATCCGAAGAGTTCGCTGAGAGATTGCTTCATGAACAAAAAGTTGTTACAATCCCAGGAGACGTATTTGGACCAGCAGGCGAGGGATTCCTTAGGTGTTCATATGCCACCTCCAAGGACCAAATAGCAGAAGCTTTGGAAAGAATTAATCGATTTATGGAATCATTATGA
- a CDS encoding helix-turn-helix domain-containing protein — MASSIHEMLRANCKCDDVAKCVLGLKNLDLLAYKKLFEKGPMTAEELGDLLQRERSTAYRSLQNLIAVGLVYRETKSIQIGGYYYEYVAIPPMQFKQMLKQNINDWHDKMGKLLDDFEEELLNSASE; from the coding sequence ATGGCAAGTTCCATTCATGAAATGCTCCGAGCGAACTGTAAATGTGATGATGTGGCAAAATGTGTTCTGGGACTAAAGAATCTTGACTTGCTAGCCTATAAAAAGCTCTTTGAAAAGGGTCCCATGACTGCAGAAGAATTGGGTGATTTATTACAGAGGGAGCGGAGTACAGCATATCGTTCATTGCAGAATCTTATTGCAGTTGGTTTAGTTTATAGGGAAACAAAATCAATTCAGATAGGTGGATATTATTATGAATATGTTGCCATTCCACCAATGCAGTTTAAGCAAATGCTTAAACAGAATATAAACGATTGGCATGATAAAATGGGTAAATTGCTAGATGACTTTGAGGAAGAACTTTTAAACTCAGCTTCTGAATAA